Proteins co-encoded in one Bos taurus isolate L1 Dominette 01449 registration number 42190680 breed Hereford chromosome X, ARS-UCD2.0, whole genome shotgun sequence genomic window:
- the LOC112441506 gene encoding LOW QUALITY PROTEIN: putative RNA-binding protein 15B (The sequence of the model RefSeq protein was modified relative to this genomic sequence to represent the inferred CDS: inserted 3 bases in 2 codons; deleted 1 base in 1 codon; substituted 1 base at 1 genomic stop codon), with product MKRHSEXDSSPNGRGSSSSAKRPPEREQEAEAGGRAAHKASGGAKHPVPTRARDKPRGSGGSGGGHRDGRGAGDANHRASSGRSSGSGAGGGERGGKVSGDPGASGASSCASPLPPPPPPPAAEPTGPGSSAAAPEYKTLLISSLSPALPAEHLEDRLFHQFKSFGEISLRLSHTPELGREAYVNFRHPQYAREARQHALARQLLLYDRPLKVEPVYVRGGGGSSRRSSSSSAAASTPPPGPPVPADPLGYLPLHGGYQYKQGLLSPVAAPPLREPRPRHAAAAFALDAAAAAAAVGLSRERGMDYYGLYDDRGRPYGYPAVCEEDLMPEDDQRATHNLFIGNLDHSVSEVELRQAFEKYGIIEEVVIKRPARGQGGAYAFLKFQNLDMAHRAKVGMSGRVIGRNPIKTGYGKANPTTRLWVGGLGPNTSLAALAREFDRFGSIQTIDHVKGDSFAYIQYESLDAAQAACAKMRGFPLGGPDRRLRVDFAKAEETRYPQQYQPYPLPVHYELLPDGYTRHQNLDADLRVRDRTPPHLRRNSLEGYSHSVRSRXGERWGGDGDRCLPKAWEDRRKRRSLSSDRGRASHSPYEERSRTKGGGQPADRGSDRTLERSRKENHSSEGTTESGSNSLSNSRHGAEEWSHHHHHEAPDSSHGKKTRESERNHRTTEAEPKPLEEPKHETKKLKNLSEYAQTLQLGWNRLLVLKNSCFPTSLHILEGDQGVISSLLKDHTSGSKLTQLKIAQRLRLDQPKLDEVTRHIKQGSPNGYAVLLATQATPSGPGSEGMPTVEPGLQRXLLRNLVSYLKQKQAAGVISLPVGGSKGRDSTGMLYAFPPCDFSQQYLQSALRTLGKLEEEHMVIVIVRDTA from the exons ATGAAGAGGCATAGCGAGTGAGACTCCAGCCCGAACGGGCGCGGCTCCTCATCGTCGGCCAAACGGCCACCGGAGCGCGAACAGGAGGcggaggcgggcgggcgggcggcgcaCAAGGCCTCGGGCGGCGCCAAGCACCCCGTTCCAACGCGGGCTCGCGACAAACCTCGCGGTAGCGGGGGCAGCGGCGGTGGGCATCGCGACGGCCGAGGCGCCGGGGACGCGAATCACCGTGCGAGCAGCGGCCGCTCCTCGGGCTCGGGCGCCGGCGGCGGGGAGCGCGGCGGCAAGGTCTCAGGGGACCCAGGCGCTTCGGGCGCGTCGTCCTGCGCATCTCCACTACCGCCACCTCCGCCGCCGCCCGCGGCTGAGCCCACGGGTCCCGGCTCCTCAGCGGCTGCACCCGAGTACAAGACGCTGCTCATCAGCAGCCTGAGCCCCGCGCTGCCTGCCGAGCACCTCGAAGATCGGCTCTTCCACCAGTTCAAGAGCTTCGGCGAGATCAGCCTGCGCCTGTCGCACACGCCTGAGCTGGGCCGCGAGGCCTACGTGAACTTCCGGCACCCGCAGTACGCGCGTGAGGCCCGCCAGCACGCCCTGGCCCGCCAGCTACTGCTCTACGACCGTCCGCTCAAGGTGGAGCCCGTGTACGTGCGAGGCGGCGGCGGGAGCAGTAggcgaagcagcagcagcagcgccgcCGCCTCCACTCCGCCCCCGGGCCCGCCCGTGCCCGCCGACCCGCTCGGCTACCTCCCGCTGCACGGCGGCTACCAGTACAAGCAGGGTTTGCTGTCCCCGGTTGCCGCCCCTCCGCTGCGggagccccgcccccgccacgCTGCTGCAGCCTTTGCTCTAGATGcggccgcggccgccgccgctGTAGGCCTGTCCCGGGAGCGGGGCATGGACTACTACGGGCTGTACGACGACCGCGGGCGACCCTACGGCTACCCGGCCGTGTGCGAAGAGGACCTGATGCCCGAGGACGACCAGCGGGCCACGCACAACCTCTTCATTGGGAATTTGGACCACAGCGTGTCAGAGGTGGAGCTGCGACAGGCTTTCGAGAAGTACGGCATCATTGAGGAGGTGGTCATCAAGAGACCCGCCCGTGGGCAGGGCGGTGCGTATGCCTTCCTCAAGTTCCAGAACCTAGACATGGCCCACCGGGCCAAGGTGGGCATGTCGGGTCGTGTGATAGGCCGCAATCCCATTAAGACAGGGTACGGCAAGGCCAACCCCACTACACGTCTCTGGGTGGGTGGCTTGGGACCTAACACCTCACTGGCGGCTCTGGCCCGGGAGTTTGACCGTTTTGGGAGCATTCAGACCATTGATCATGTCAAGGGAGATAGCTTTGCCTACATCCAGTACGAGAGCTTGGACGCAGCCCAGGCCGCCTGTGCTAAAATGAGGGGCTTTCCCTTG GGGGGTCCGGACCGCAGGCTGCGCGTGGATTTTGCCAAAGCAGAGGAGACTCGGTATCCCCAGCAGTACCAGCCCTACCCCCTCCCTGTGCACTATGAGCTACTCCCCGACGGGTATACCCGGCACCAGAACCTGGATGCTGACCTGCGGGTGCGGGACAGGACCCCTCCACACCTCCGCCGAAACAGCCTCGAGGGCTACAGCCACTCAGTGCGCAGCC GTGGTGAGCGctggggaggagatggggaccgGTGCCTGCCCAAGGCCTGGGAGGACAGGCGGAAGCGCCGGAGCCTCTCCAGTGATCGCGGAAGGGCCAGCCACTCCCCTTACGAGGAACGGAGCAGGACCAAGGGTGGTGGGCAGCCTGCGGACCGAGGCTCCGACCGCACCCTGGAGCGTAGCCGCAAGGAAAACCATTCCAGTGAAGGGACCACGGAATCCGGCAGCAACTCCCTCAGCAACAGCCGACACGGGGCGGAGGAGTggagccaccaccaccaccacgaggCTCCCGACTCTTCCCACGGGAAGAAGACCCGAGAGAGCGAGCGCAATCATCGGACCACTGAGGCCGAGCCCAAGCCTCTTGAAGAGCCAAAACACGAGACCAAAAAGCTCAAGAATCTTTCAGAGTATGCCCAGACGCTGCAGCTGGGTTGGAACAGGCTTCTAGTGTTGAAAAACAGCTGCTTCCCGACATCTTTGCACATCCTAGAGGGGGACCAGGGGGTGATCAGCAGTCTCCTCAAAGACCATACTTCTGGGAGTAAGCTGACCCAGCTGAAGATTGCCCAGCGCCTTCGCCTGGACCAACCCAAGCTCGATGAGGTCACACGACACATCAAGCAGGGGAGCCCCAATGGCTACGCAGTGCTCCTGGCCACCCAGGCGACCCCCAGTGGGCCTGGCTCTGAGGGGATGCCTACGGTGGAGCCTGGCCTACAGAG GCTTCTCAGGAACCTGGTCTCCTACTTGAAACAGAAGCAGGCTGCAGGGGTGATCAGCCTGCCAGTGGGTGGATCCAAGGGCAGAGACAGCACAGGCATGCTCTATGCCTTCCCGCCCTGTGACTTCTCACAGCAGTACCTCCAGTCAGCGCTGAGGACATTGGGCAAGCTAGAGGAGGAGCACATGGTGATAGTTATAGTAAGAGACACAGCGTAG